From a single Candidatus Cetobacterium colombiensis genomic region:
- the cobJ gene encoding precorrin-3B C(17)-methyltransferase yields MKKGKIYVVGIGPGNMEDITVRAYNVLKNVDVIAGYITYVDLVRDEFSDKEFYVSGMKKEVARCEGVLEIAKSGKNVALISSGDAGIYGMAGIMIEVAQKDGYDVEIVPGVTSSVAGAAVVGAPLMHDHATISLSDLLTDWDVITKRIDKAAEGDFIMSLYNPKSKGRTTQIVEAREIMLKHKAPETPVALLRHVGREDENYTLTNLEEFLEHEIDMFTVVIIGNSKTYISNGRMITPRGYHI; encoded by the coding sequence ATGAAAAAAGGTAAGATATATGTTGTAGGAATTGGACCTGGAAACATGGAAGATATAACTGTGAGAGCTTATAATGTTTTAAAAAATGTTGATGTAATAGCAGGTTATATAACATATGTAGATTTAGTGAGGGATGAGTTTTCAGATAAAGAATTTTATGTATCTGGAATGAAAAAAGAAGTAGCTAGATGTGAAGGTGTTTTAGAAATTGCTAAATCAGGAAAAAATGTGGCTTTAATAAGTAGTGGAGATGCAGGGATTTATGGAATGGCAGGAATAATGATAGAAGTAGCTCAAAAGGACGGATATGATGTTGAAATTGTCCCAGGGGTAACTTCTTCAGTTGCAGGAGCGGCAGTTGTAGGAGCACCACTTATGCATGATCATGCTACAATTAGTTTAAGTGATCTTTTAACAGATTGGGATGTAATAACAAAAAGAATTGATAAAGCAGCAGAAGGAGACTTTATAATGTCCCTTTATAATCCTAAAAGTAAAGGAAGAACAACTCAAATAGTAGAAGCTAGAGAAATAATGTTAAAACATAAAGCACCAGAAACTCCAGTAGCACTATTAAGACATGTTGGAAGAGAGGACGAGAACTATACGTTAACTAATTTAGAAGAATTTTTAGAGCACGAAATAGATATGTTTACAGTTGTCATAATAGGAAATTCAAAGACTTATATTTCTAACGGTAGAATGATAACTCCAAGAGGATATCATATATGA
- the cbiG gene encoding cobalt-precorrin 5A hydrolase has protein sequence MKLAVWTVTRKAGLQGIEIKNKVLNVDVFTLSKFQLENTLKMENFTEVLDENFNKYDGHIFIMATGIVVRKIAPLIKTKDIDPAVVVVDEGMNFAISLLSGHLGGANSLAQKLNENLGLLPIITTSSDVNGKIAVDTLSQNLNCRLESLEKAKKVTALIVDGKNVELKLPNNISDENPEGIVLISNKENIEVVQLYPQNLIVGIGSRKGIEKDKVYSFLMEILKKHNLSYKSIKHFATVDLKANENGIVELAKFLNKDLKIVSREEILKIEELFEGSDFVKKEIGVKAVSEPCAYLTSRKDGKFIEMKAKKDGITISIYEERFIDEKR, from the coding sequence ATGAAATTAGCAGTGTGGACTGTAACAAGAAAAGCAGGGCTACAAGGAATTGAAATAAAAAATAAAGTTTTAAATGTAGATGTTTTTACTCTTTCAAAATTTCAATTGGAAAATACTTTAAAAATGGAAAATTTTACTGAAGTATTGGATGAAAATTTTAATAAGTATGATGGACATATTTTTATAATGGCTACAGGTATTGTTGTTAGGAAAATAGCTCCATTGATTAAAACTAAAGATATAGATCCTGCAGTAGTAGTAGTGGATGAAGGAATGAATTTTGCAATTTCATTACTTTCAGGTCATTTGGGAGGAGCTAACTCTTTAGCTCAAAAGTTAAATGAAAATTTAGGATTGCTCCCTATTATAACTACAAGTTCTGATGTAAATGGAAAAATTGCAGTGGATACTTTGTCTCAAAATTTAAATTGTAGATTGGAATCTTTAGAAAAAGCTAAAAAAGTAACAGCATTAATTGTAGATGGGAAAAATGTTGAATTGAAATTGCCTAACAATATAAGTGATGAGAATCCCGAAGGAATAGTTTTAATATCTAATAAAGAAAATATAGAAGTAGTACAGTTATATCCACAAAATTTAATAGTGGGAATAGGTTCTAGAAAAGGAATTGAAAAAGATAAGGTTTATAGTTTTTTAATGGAGATATTAAAAAAACATAATCTTTCATATAAAAGTATAAAGCATTTTGCAACAGTCGATTTAAAAGCGAATGAAAATGGAATAGTTGAATTAGCAAAATTTTTAAATAAAGATTTAAAAATAGTAAGTCGTGAAGAGATATTAAAAATAGAAGAATTATTTGAAGGGTCAGATTTTGTTAAAAAAGAGATAGGTGTTAAAGCTGTTTCAGAACCATGTGCATATTTAACATCAAGAAAAGATGGAAAATTTATTGAAATGAAAGCAAAAAAAGATGGAATAACAATTTCTATTTATGAGGAGAGGTTTATAGATGAAAAAAGGTAA
- the cobM gene encoding precorrin-4 C(11)-methyltransferase, whose translation MEKVYFIGAGPGDPELITVKGQRLIKEADIIIYAGSLVPKQVIDCHKDNAEVYNSASMTLEEVIEVMVKGIRSGKKVARVHTGDPSIFGAHREQMDILDEYKIEYEVIPGVSSFLASAAALKKEFTLPSISQTVICTRLEGRTPVPEKESLESLAAHKASMAIFLSVHMIGDVVKKLLTHYPLTTPIAIVQRASWEDQKIVLGTLENIEEKVKEANITKTAQILVGDFLGDKYEKSLLYDKHFTHEFRKGIEK comes from the coding sequence ATGGAAAAAGTTTATTTCATAGGAGCTGGACCAGGAGATCCTGAGTTAATAACAGTAAAAGGTCAAAGATTGATAAAAGAAGCTGATATTATTATATATGCTGGTTCTTTAGTTCCTAAGCAAGTTATAGATTGTCATAAAGATAACGCAGAGGTTTATAACTCAGCTTCTATGACTTTAGAAGAAGTTATAGAAGTGATGGTTAAAGGTATAAGATCAGGAAAAAAAGTGGCTAGAGTTCATACAGGAGATCCTTCAATATTTGGAGCACACAGAGAACAAATGGATATATTAGACGAATATAAAATAGAATATGAGGTAATTCCAGGAGTAAGTTCATTTTTAGCATCAGCTGCTGCATTAAAAAAAGAGTTTACATTACCAAGTATTTCTCAAACTGTAATATGTACAAGATTAGAGGGAAGAACGCCAGTGCCAGAAAAAGAAAGTTTAGAGTCCTTAGCTGCTCATAAAGCTTCTATGGCTATTTTCTTATCTGTTCATATGATAGGAGATGTAGTTAAGAAATTATTGACACATTATCCATTAACAACTCCAATAGCTATAGTTCAAAGAGCTAGTTGGGAGGATCAAAAAATTGTTTTAGGAACTTTGGAAAATATAGAAGAAAAAGTGAAAGAAGCCAATATAACTAAGACTGCTCAAATTTTAGTTGGAGACTTTTTAGGTGATAAATACGAAAAATCTTTACTATATGATAAACATTTTACACATGAGTTTAGAAAAGGAATTGAGAAGTAA
- the cobI gene encoding precorrin-2 C(20)-methyltransferase, with translation MSEAKFYGIGVGVGDPEMLTLKAVKAFKDLDVVVLPEAKKAEGSTAYEIAKEYLKDNVETLFVEFPMLKSVEARKEFRKKNADMIVEHLKNGKKVGFLTIGDPMTYSTYVYILEYLDGEIPVETIPGISSFSDMSSRFNLPLVMGEESLKVVSLNGETDIVEEINSADNIVFMKVSRNFYKLRDGLIATNNLENVIMVSNCGKDIEEINFDLTKLEEDDIPYFTTLILKKGGVNQWKKFIS, from the coding sequence ATGTCAGAAGCAAAATTTTATGGAATCGGAGTAGGAGTAGGAGATCCTGAAATGTTGACATTGAAAGCCGTAAAAGCTTTTAAAGATTTAGATGTAGTTGTACTACCAGAAGCTAAAAAAGCTGAAGGAAGTACTGCTTATGAAATAGCTAAAGAATATTTAAAAGATAACGTAGAAACGTTATTTGTAGAATTTCCAATGTTAAAAAGTGTTGAAGCAAGAAAAGAGTTTAGAAAGAAAAATGCTGATATGATAGTTGAGCATTTAAAAAATGGGAAAAAAGTTGGATTTTTAACAATTGGAGATCCAATGACTTATAGTACTTATGTTTATATTTTAGAGTACTTAGATGGTGAAATTCCTGTAGAGACAATTCCAGGAATATCTTCATTTTCAGACATGTCTTCAAGATTTAATCTACCATTAGTAATGGGAGAGGAATCATTAAAGGTTGTTTCTTTAAATGGTGAAACAGATATTGTAGAAGAAATAAATTCAGCTGATAATATTGTATTTATGAAAGTTTCTAGAAATTTTTATAAGCTTAGAGATGGGCTAATAGCAACAAATAATTTAGAAAATGTGATTATGGTTTCAAATTGTGGAAAAGACATAGAAGAGATAAATTTTGATTTAACAAAATTAGAAGAGGATGATATTCCTTATTTTACAACTTTAATATTAAAAAAAGGTGGTGTAAATCAATGGAAAAAGTTTATTTCATAG
- the cbiT gene encoding precorrin-6Y C5,15-methyltransferase (decarboxylating) subunit CbiT, translating into MGHIYDKEFIQKELPMTKQEVRAISIAKLQLEDDSILIDVGAGTGTIGIEAATYLRNGKVYSIEKEEKGIETLNENINKFCLKNIEVIVGRAPQVIPKIKYDRMFIGGSTGSLKSILEHFMEYSKSKSRVVINAITLETLADATKLLKELKLKNIEVINVAISRGKNVGPYTMMYGENPIYIITADRED; encoded by the coding sequence ATGGGGCACATTTATGATAAAGAATTTATTCAAAAAGAATTACCTATGACAAAACAAGAGGTTAGAGCTATATCTATAGCAAAATTACAATTAGAAGATGATTCTATTTTAATAGATGTAGGAGCTGGAACTGGAACAATAGGAATAGAAGCAGCAACATATTTAAGGAATGGAAAGGTTTACTCTATTGAAAAAGAGGAAAAAGGAATAGAGACTTTAAACGAAAACATTAATAAATTTTGTTTGAAAAATATAGAAGTTATAGTTGGAAGAGCACCACAGGTGATTCCTAAAATAAAATACGATAGAATGTTTATTGGGGGATCAACAGGATCTCTAAAATCAATATTAGAACATTTTATGGAGTATTCAAAATCAAAATCAAGAGTGGTCATTAATGCAATAACTTTAGAGACTTTAGCAGATGCTACAAAGCTTTTAAAAGAATTAAAATTAAAAAATATAGAGGTTATAAATGTTGCTATATCTAGAGGGAAAAATGTAGGCCCATATACAATGATGTACGGGGAAAATCCAATATATATAATAACAGCGGATAGGGAGGATTAA
- the cbiE gene encoding precorrin-6y C5,15-methyltransferase (decarboxylating) subunit CbiE yields the protein MNKKLTVVGLGPGNLDYLTKIGLEKIKKSEIVIGGQRQLEEIESLLDNQYIYVMKKLNDMKEFVLKNLDKEIVFIVSGDTGYYSLLTYLKENFKRESFNVIPGISSFQYLFSKIELTWEHYGLYSLHGRKIDYIEKLKESEAGLVLLTDEINNPIEISKELVENNFFNVEIIIGERLSYEDELITRFLVKEYKKYDKKYKMNVIILRKV from the coding sequence GTGAATAAAAAACTTACAGTAGTTGGTTTAGGACCAGGAAATTTAGATTACTTAACAAAAATAGGATTAGAAAAAATAAAAAAATCTGAAATTGTTATAGGAGGTCAAAGACAACTTGAAGAAATAGAATCTCTTTTAGATAATCAATATATTTATGTGATGAAAAAATTAAATGATATGAAAGAGTTTGTTTTGAAAAATTTGGATAAAGAAATAGTTTTTATAGTTTCAGGAGATACAGGATATTATAGTCTACTTACGTACTTAAAAGAAAATTTTAAGAGAGAAAGTTTTAATGTTATTCCAGGGATTTCATCATTTCAATATCTATTTTCTAAAATTGAATTAACCTGGGAACATTATGGATTATATAGTTTACATGGAAGAAAGATAGATTATATAGAAAAACTTAAAGAAAGTGAAGCGGGATTGGTTTTACTCACAGATGAAATAAATAATCCAATTGAAATTTCAAAGGAACTAGTAGAAAATAATTTTTTTAATGTTGAAATAATAATAGGTGAAAGATTATCTTATGAAGATGAATTAATCACAAGATTTTTAGTTAAAGAGTATAAAAAATACGATAAAAAATATAAGATGAATGTCATTATATTAAGAAAGGTTTGA
- the cbiD gene encoding cobalt-precorrin-5B (C(1))-methyltransferase CbiD, whose amino-acid sequence MKKELKSGYTTGTCAATAAYVALNLLLEKNIGEKVEITTLNGVTLDIPIYSKKKGRSWARAVVLKDAGDDPDVTNGIKVCAKVTIVKKLPEIVKGHKFENLLIVGGRGVGLVTKKGLKVDPGKSAINPGPQEMIVNLLNPILKRYNLKVVVTIYAPKGKEKALKTLNKKLGIVNGISILGSTGIVKPMSEEALTKSMFVELKVLKENTKKDWVIFAFGNHGKQFCIDNEINIEHLIITSNYIGFMIDSALELGFKKVMLIGHIGKAIKVAGGIFNTHSKVADARLEIMAANAILIDEPRENILKILESNTAEEAADYVSKKSELFNLIANKVVNKSYEYSKENIEFQSVLFDYKGNILGYSDKFYEMVEELKSE is encoded by the coding sequence ATGAAAAAAGAATTGAAATCAGGTTATACAACAGGAACATGTGCAGCAACAGCAGCATATGTAGCCTTAAACTTGCTTTTAGAAAAAAATATAGGTGAAAAAGTTGAAATTACAACTTTAAATGGAGTTACTTTGGATATACCAATTTATTCTAAGAAAAAGGGAAGAAGTTGGGCAAGAGCAGTTGTATTAAAAGATGCTGGAGATGATCCAGATGTAACAAACGGAATTAAAGTTTGTGCTAAAGTAACTATTGTAAAAAAATTGCCTGAAATTGTAAAAGGTCATAAATTTGAAAATTTACTAATAGTAGGTGGAAGAGGAGTAGGGTTAGTAACTAAAAAAGGTTTAAAAGTTGACCCAGGAAAATCAGCTATAAATCCAGGACCCCAAGAGATGATTGTAAATCTTTTAAATCCTATTTTAAAGAGATATAATTTAAAAGTTGTAGTCACAATTTATGCTCCAAAGGGAAAAGAAAAAGCTTTAAAGACATTAAATAAAAAACTAGGAATAGTAAATGGAATATCTATTTTAGGTTCTACCGGTATAGTTAAACCAATGAGTGAAGAAGCTTTAACAAAGTCTATGTTTGTAGAGTTAAAAGTATTAAAAGAAAATACTAAAAAAGATTGGGTAATATTTGCTTTTGGAAATCATGGGAAACAATTTTGTATAGATAATGAAATTAATATAGAACATTTAATTATAACAAGTAATTATATTGGATTTATGATTGATAGTGCTTTAGAATTGGGATTTAAAAAAGTTATGTTAATTGGTCATATTGGAAAGGCAATAAAAGTAGCTGGAGGAATTTTTAATACTCATAGCAAAGTGGCTGACGCCCGTTTAGAAATTATGGCAGCAAACGCTATTTTAATTGATGAACCTAGAGAGAATATACTGAAAATTTTAGAGTCAAATACAGCTGAAGAAGCTGCAGATTATGTTTCTAAAAAGTCAGAACTTTTTAATTTAATTGCTAATAAAGTAGTCAACAAATCATACGAATACTCTAAAGAAAATATTGAATTTCAATCTGTCTTATTCGATTATAAAGGTAATATATTAGGTTACAGTGATAAATTCTATGAAATGGTAGAGGAGCTAAAAAGTGAATAA
- a CDS encoding precorrin-8X methylmutase produces MSYIKKPQDIEKRSFEIIEEELGKKINEFLPNQLPIIKRVIHTTADFEYADLVEMSDDAIDSCLDALKKGGKIYCDTNMIVNGLSKVTLSKYGYSAYCLVSDEKVASEAKERGVTRSIVAIEHAAKDPNTNIYLIGNAPTALFRLKELIDSGEVEKPALIVGVPVGFVGAAESKEILPGSRIPYIVVKGRKGGSPVAVSILHGILYQLHKREGF; encoded by the coding sequence AAAACCACAAGATATAGAGAAAAGAAGTTTTGAAATAATAGAAGAAGAGCTAGGGAAAAAAATTAATGAATTTTTACCTAATCAACTTCCAATTATAAAAAGAGTTATTCATACAACAGCAGATTTTGAATATGCAGATTTAGTAGAGATGTCAGATGACGCAATAGATTCGTGTTTAGATGCTTTAAAAAAAGGTGGAAAAATTTATTGTGATACAAATATGATTGTAAATGGATTGAGCAAAGTGACATTAAGTAAATATGGATATTCAGCATATTGCTTAGTATCAGATGAAAAAGTTGCTTCTGAAGCAAAAGAAAGAGGAGTAACAAGATCGATAGTTGCAATAGAACATGCTGCAAAAGATCCAAATACAAATATATATTTAATTGGGAATGCTCCAACAGCATTGTTTAGATTAAAAGAACTTATAGATTCAGGAGAAGTTGAAAAACCTGCTTTAATCGTAGGAGTACCTGTTGGATTTGTAGGAGCAGCTGAATCAAAGGAGATTTTACCTGGAAGTAGAATTCCGTATATTGTCGTAAAAGGTAGAAAAGGAGGAAGTCCAGTAGCAGTTTCAATACTTCATGGAATTTTGTATCAACTACATAAGAGAGAAGGGTTCTAA